TTTAGACAGATGTATTTCTGTTCTTAATCGCCAAGTGTAGACAGTCCGATAAACAAGTCTACCacctttgctttttctcatttctgttatgTATTTTGTAGATGATCAACTTTACTGGTTTAAGAGTTCTAAGTGTTATTTTTACTctagactttttgtttttccccaattAAGATGGGAAGCCCCAGCCTTTGGTATAAATAACTTATTTCCATGACAATACATAAAGGATATCATGCGTGTTCCTTGTCAGCTGTGCAGTCTTTTGGTAAGGGGGTGGCGAGAGCCTCTTTGCTCTCAGTAAGTGCTCGGGGCTGATGGATGAACACGCTAAACTTAACACCCTGGTTGTTGGCCGCTCTGACAAACCCACTATTGGCAGTCATCGTGATGGCTTTTAAGGTGTCTCCTGTGCCAAAGATCGTTAACGAGCGGCTATTGATTTTTGAACTGGCCACTAGTCTCAAGGCACGCTCAGAAGGCTGGTCGGGGACCACATTAATTCGCTTAATTAGCATCGtggccctctctctctccccaggtcCTCCTAAAGTATCTAGAATAGACTGGAAATCCTTGACGGCGGATTCACAAGCAAACAACTCCTTGTCCTTCATAAATGCCTCCAGCTGCGGGAGAacctgctctctcctctcttgcTCTGCTTGTTCCGTGAGCACTTTTTCTTTGAAGATAAAGTGGCAGCCTCCGTAGCTGAGGGCAGAGACGTACGTAATTAGAGTCGTAATGTCCAGATTCACTCTCTTGCACACGTCGACCTTGATCTCCGTGGGAAACGCAACGCTGGCTAGGATGTTTTCCCGGTCGACTCTGGTCACCTGCAGGAGTTCGGGGCCCTCGTCATCGTCGGACTCACTGTCACTGGGCTGGAGTTCTTCAGGGTGATCTAACAGAGAGTTCACCGCCACGATGTCCCCTCTCACGGATATGCCCATTTCTCGCAGCTTCTCTGCCACGGGGCTGGAGACACTGTTGTAAAACGCAAAGATGATGTGAGGGTTGCTATACTGCACTGGCTGCTGGTGGCTGGCCTGGAGGAAGTCTTCTGCCTGCTCAATGACGCTCTTGTCACCATACTGACCCCTGCCCAGCCAGATGTTATGCAGAGCTTCAGCCTTTCGGCCGATGGCTTTCACCCAAGTGTGACCACCGTTTGCAACAACATCGACCACAAGGGTCTGCTTTTCTCCCAAGCTGTCTGTGTAACCAAAGACATGGAGAACGCTGACAACTTCCTCCAGGTTTTCTGCCGATTCCACGATGGCTCTTAGGTGTGTTAGGTTAGTGCTCTGTAAGTGGGACTCCTTAATAGCGACTTTCCCAGCTTCTACTTTCTGTAAGAATTTTAATTCTGCCTTCAGTTTGCTGCACAGCTTCGCCCCGCCTTCGATGCCACCTTTTCTTGATCTAGAAAGTGATTCTGCTCTCTTGATCAGTTCCTTGGCTATGGCAATTCGCTCACAGAGCATGGAGTGTGCAGACATGCTGACAGCATTATTCCTTTCCTAGGAAAACAAGAGCAATCAATGGTAATCAGTTCTTCACTCaggattttaaaacttcaatcTAACAACAAAGATTATGGAGGCTGGGATTCCGGGATCGTCTATGAACCTGGGATTCTGGAGTGACTCCTTCCTCTCAGAGCTAAGGAATGGATGACAGCTATACTTCTGAACTCCTCCTTATGTATGCTGGATTCTGACACACTTTAGACCTTCGTTTCTTCAGCCTGAAGGTCATGGGGCCCCAACATATTCCGGGTTAGGATAAAATGCGGGGCTTTGGCAATCTGCTACGTAAGAAAGTCCTGTATCAGAAGCCTTACTGTTTGGTTGGAGAGAAATTTTAGTAGAAGCCTCAGAAAATCAAGATGAAATGACGAAAATAAAAATACCCACACAAACTAGCTGGTTAACTAACTGCCCAAAGCAAGAGCATCTCTCTCTTAAATTGAACATTCCAAACCTTTCAGGCGTCTCCTTCAAACAGCTGCCTTGTGATTTCCCAGGGGCACAAGGCACACAAGACAAGAAATCAAGACTGCCTCGTTCCTGCGTTTGACGTCAACCCCGAATATTTCGAAAAGACCGAAGGAGCCCACCAACTTGGCGCCCGCTCCCACGCCGGGAGAAAAGCCCGGCGATGAAGTCCACGGGTGCAGCCCCCGGCGGCCTGGAGGTCGGCGGGGCCTcccgggcgggcggcgggcgctGCCCGGCCCCCCTGCACCGCCGGCCCCGCCAGGCCGGCTCGGGCTCGGGCAGCCCCGCGGCCGGCAGCGGGGTAGAGGCGCGGGCGGAGGGCGCTCGGAGGGCCGGCGCCCGCCACCCTCCCCGCCCGgccggccccggcccctcccGACCTGGGAAGCGGCGGCCCGCTCCCTCCTCCCGCGCCCCCTCCGCGGCTCCTCACCGGCAGCGCCCAGGACCGCGAGCGCGAGCAGGAGCGGGCGGCCACGTGCGCGCAAGGCCGGGCCCGGCCCGGAAAGCTCACCGGGCAGCCCCCCACCCGACTCCGGCCTCCGCCGCGGCTCTGCCTGCGCGCGCCCCGCCGCCTCGGGCGCCTCCCGCGTCACGTGGCCCGGCGCCGGGTGACGCCGCGCCAGCGGTTCCCAGGCGGCAGCGCGACCGCCCGAGCGGGGCTGACGCCAGGCCGGCGGCCATGCTTGTTGAGGGCGCCCGGCttctcccagccccgccccgccccgccccgccccagggcGAGCCGGGGGGCGCGGgaaaggggcggggcggggcgggggcggagctCGCGGGGCCCCGCCTCTGCCAGCGGGGCGCCACCGCTGGATCCCCAGGGCGCCGGGCCGTTGGAAACGCGCCCTAGCGCCTAATCACGGTCGGACTTTGCCTGGGGCGGGCGTCGGTGCGTTTTGGCGGAGAAAACCTCCCGGTTGCGCCCCCACTCGCCTGCCTGGGCCAAGTACACCGTTTTGCTATCAAGCTCAAACCTCTGCGGGAGTGCCAGGCGATGGTGGTAGTCCTAGGAAAATTCTGGATCATTTTAACGGAAGAGAAAACAGGCTGGAGAGGCTTGTCAGAGGTTACACAGCTCTGTGAGTGCTGGTACTGGGACTTCTGACCCCAAGTCAAAGCACTTGCCACTGCACCATCACGGGCTCGCCCTAGAGCGTGGTGGTACAGAGATGTGCTGCCTCTCCGGAAAGGCTGGGGAATTTGTTAGCCTAGTATAGTGTCCAGAGTCACCCAAAaggctaattttaaaaatcaaagagtactttaatttaatattaatcCTATGTATGCCCACTCCTTTGCTAAACTTTACTTAAATGActaatgaaaaaggaataaactcaCAGAACTAAAAAGAACAAGAGGTTGACTGCACATGAGATACGCCAATAcgtttttggaaaacaaagagcaaTAACACTTACTCATTCCTTACTATAtgtcaggcattattctaagtgcttttcaCGTACTAATTTATTCAATCCTCTTAACCTAAAAGACTTATTTTAAAGGTAAGTCCACCAGAGAGAGGTAATTTGAACCCACGAAGCCTCTCTGCAGATCGAGTAGCATCAATGATTCACACAGCAGAACCCCAGAAAGGCTTTGGAACTACAGATGCCTGGAAGGGAGGCGAGCAGTGACGCAGGACTGAAGATGGACACTGCTTACAAGTTGTATAAGGAATAAACACTCAAGTCCTCACCCTCACAAAACTCTCACGGGTGGCAATCCTGCCCCACCCTTCACCACCTCTCCTCCAAACCCTTGTTTTTCTCCGCAGAAACACAGCACTTGAAAAGACCACAGAGAAGTGATTTCTAGACGCTAATATTCAGTGTCCCCCAGTGAGTAGGTCTGGGAGTCACTCACAAACACAGCACTTccaaacatttttctgtttggaaTCTGAAGGAAACAAGGCGGaacaaaattttttgttttttgtttcgttttataGATATCTTTAGCATCCTCCGATAAGAGATATTTCAGCCATGaatcaaaggatttttttaaggAGAGAGAACGGAGGATAGGAAAGagttcttcaaaattaaaaatgatatccCAAATCTTAAAACATCAATAGAAAAGTAGGGAGAGTGGGTAAAATCTACTAGAAAGTAGAATAAAGAGACAGGTGAAAAATGTAGCAGAAACAAAAGGGTCCAGTATGCTATGCAATTAATagttttagaaacaaaaagacaatgaaGAGGAAATTTCTCACAGTTATGCTAGAAACTGTTAAGATCTCAATTTCTACAGTCAAGGGCCTACTGAGTGCTCAGTACAACGAACATTAGTAAGAAACCCACAAAAAGGTACGTCATTGTGAGATTTCAGAACGCTGCAGGTGAAAGAAAAGATCCTAAGAGCTGCAGAGgggagaaaaggtaaaaataaaggaCTGGACACCCCATTTGCAACAGCATTAGGCTTCTCATCAGCAAGAGTTGGGTGAGAACTGGCAGATGACCTGCTGTGTGACCATGAGAACAACAACGTGCAGAGGGTTTTACAGTCCTGTTGCGGGGGAACTGGCAAGAATTAGTTGACAActacagagaaaacaaagcaaacaaaaaaatgagcCAAGATCGTCTCCGGGAAAATTATTCAGGAAACGTAATCATAGTATACTTACATACACGTAGTGAAAACCTTTTAAACTGAACACTGTGATCTAATTAAACTGAAGCAGACGGAAATTGAGGGTGGTGTTAATAGTTCTAAATTCTCATCTTGCTGAATAAAATGTCTCCATGATGGCTAACCTTCAGGAATCCAGAGATAACTCTGTAAGCCTACGATCTGAAATACAAGGGGTGAGCACCTGATGGAATGCCTAAAAAAGAAGGGAGTGATGAAACTCGGGGACAAGGCCTTTGATGAAAGGttagaattatcttttaaaacagGCTCATGCTTTGGCAGCCAGGTATTGCTGGTTCTATAAGGTCCGTGAGGGCCGGGTCAAGTCAAGGGATTCGTCTGAACTGAAGTGACTGTGTGAGGCAATGCGACGTTAACACAAAACTACCAGACTGGGTTTTAGGAAATTAGAATTCTAAACCAAGCGAGTTACCGACTCTTACACGTTCTTGGGCAATTTACTGATTGTCAGTTTGTGTTTCTTTACAACAGGGCCTCAGGGATGGCCTGTGTTAGCCAGGAGACACCTGATGGAGAGATGACGTTAACAACAGAGCTGGCGGTTTGGGTCCATGAACGTAACTGAGCAACAGATGAGAACTCCTCTGACCGCCTGTGTCACCCGATCAGTGCCCAGTGAGTCAGCACCCGTAATTACAAAGATCAACATtaacttttcttccttattcctccttccttttcaacTCCTTCTTGCCCCAACCTTGgtgaattttaaacatttccgTGCTTCACTGCTAGTAACTGTTTTGCAAACTTAAATTCCTGGTCCAGTGAGGAACCAGAGGAGAAAGAACAAGTGTGGGGAAAGTTTTTaagagaatatacaaaaaacaTTAAACCTAAAATGGAGAGGGGAATGTACATTAGGAGCATTGGAAAGAAGCTAGAATCCACAGGCAAGAAAAGACAGGAGTTTGGGAATGTTTTGGGATGCAGCCAACGGGGTGCTAGATCCAAAACTTGAGTTTCCCAAGAACTGGGACAAAGGGGAACAGCTTAATCTTAAGGtcaatgaaaagaacaaactgaGCACAAAGGGAGAAGTGTTCTGGGCAGCTTCAAATGAACGGGGTTTTGCATTTAatgagggaagaggcagagaacagaCTCTGGATACAGAACTGCTTTggctaatttttccttttattctgtggGACCTATTCCATTAGTACCCAGTTAAGAACCCTCACGTGCCTTCCTGCTGTCCTAAATATAAATGCCTTTACTCTTCCCTCTGATTTTGTAGACTTTGGGCATTCCTCTGGTTTCCAGATATTGACATTAGAGAGGGTCTCAGCAAATTCAAAGGAGCTAAAGCTTACGGAGCACCTGACCTTTCACCTTGCCAGGCCTTTCCCTTGCATTATCAGATTTAGGCCCTAGAAAGCCCCCTGAGATAGTGACCCTGTGCAGTCACTCAGCCAGTTCAGTGGGGGAGCCGAGACCTCACTCCGGAAACCATTCCTTTTATCTCTAAGTTCTGTTTCTAGGTGCTGGATTCACAACATACCAAGAGCCCATAAGGAGAGATGGTTATGATAAATGAGGCCCTAGAGACAAGCATCTTGAAAGAAGAGGTCAAGTTGGCCACTCCCATCTCTCGTAATAATGCTTCTGCCACTATAACGATAGGGTTGTTACAGGGATGGTGGGCAGACCTGGGAATCCCGACAAAAATGCTCCAAGATAAGGCTCTTTCCCCCTAAAGCTGGCTAAGTCTTAATCAAAATCTTTTGAGCTACGTTTAAATATCAGGAATGCCTCCTGTGTCTTCTTTGGTAAGAATAGCAATGTTCATACGCTCTACGTTCTGTGAGCAAGACTGACGACATGATTTCTCTTACCCTActatgccttaaaaaaaaaaaaaaaaaacaaagcagcatgccttcatatataataaaaatagagttgATACCCCATTATTTGCTTGCTTATATGAGCCTTAATTTGCAGTAAAGGTTCTGATTACACTGAGATACATGAATGAGGGAGAGACTTAAGCCGTCATTTTGACATTTAtgtattagtattttatttccagCACTTGTGTTCATTCTGGAGTTAAAAAGATCTAGTAGACTCTAGGGGGCTCTTTTTAGATGCATTTACCTACTTGTGATGGAAAAACCAACAGGAACTAGCacaccatttttatttatttacatagtaTCTCCTATAGGAGACTATTTGGCTTAGACTCTTGGCAGCTCCAGTGCAATCTCACGGGGTTTCACTGCTCCACACCTAAGAGTGCCTGAAACACATCTATGCTTCCTGCCTTGTCTCAGAATCCTTGAAAGTCTGCAGATTCTCCCAGCTCTAAAAGCAGTGATGTTTACCAAAATCCGCCTTTTGCTTTACTGAAGCACAGACAACATCTGATAGTGAAGAGGTCACAAGATTTGACTTAACCAAAGTTGCATGAAGACCAAAGAGTGGTTTCACCGTTCTGCTTTGCAATGTAGTTCCCAGAAATCAACTGTTGATAAAAAGCAGGAGATAACTATGCTAAGATTTTACTAACCCCTAAAAAAGCTGGAAGTTGAATTGAACAGTTTATTATGATTTAtaagtctcattttaaaaacatcagtccATTCAACCATGTAGAAATAAGTATGCaaaaaaaaacatactttaaacATGTTTAAGTTGAGATTATCTGAAATTCCGGGTTTTTCAGTCACTTCATTATTATGCGATGGCAGCCAAGTAGTCCTTAACTTCAGTGGGAGTGAGCCTCCTAAATCCGGCTTCATTGCAGATGCCAACTTCTATGTTATCTTCTGTCATTTGCCCTTCAAAGCTTTCCTAATGGAGAGGGTAGGGGAAAAGGTCAATTTTCCCAGCAGTTAATTATAAAATCATTACAAATCCAATTGTTAGATAGTGAACTGACCTTCAGGGTTAATATGGCTGTATGAATGGCATCTTCAAGTTCCAGATCTTCATTATATCTaaaaaagagggtttttttaaaaaaacaaacaaaacaatgattTACAGCATTAACATTATTTATGACTTGTAAACACAGTAATAGCAACAgcataagattttttaaaaatctaaaatactcTTAAAAACGTTAAGTTTCAGATTAATTCTTTTAGTCCCCTCACTGAGCAAGCTGTCCCCAAATAAGAAAGTGACAATTATTTGGTGCACATTCCCAGCATCATGAAGAGTGTAACCCTAACATGAACTTATGTGacgtataaatattttaatataattggaGTATGGTGGCATTATTATCTTTTCTAAAAGTAAGGCAGAGAACTCAGACCTTTgctaaaatttcttttgtttgttcttataaTGTTTGGAAGACTCACTGATAACATGTCAAAGGGAAAGGACAGTGCTTTAAGATCCTAAGATTATTTAAGTTTACCGGGAAACCCCAGGTCTAAGATTTTTAGTAACCTTAACATTATGTGAAAACGTACTGAGAAGGTTCACTTGTTAGTTAAAATCAATCACAAAGTTTTCCCATTCAAAACGCAGGACCTTTTCCGGTGAACTACAATAATGCCGAGTCCAGAACACAGCTGGCAGTGAGCGAGAGCAGTCAGTCGTGCCCGGCGGGGACACGTTTTTACCCAACAATGCACTTTTTATCAAGcacatatatcacatctttatcttcattttgtgtgtgtgtgtgtaattatcaTAGTGTAAACTGTTTACCACTTCAATCATTCAAAATTTTTCCTCCCAATTTTTTTACTCCAAATCCAATGGTCTCTTTTTTTGAGATGGTAGGAAAGATgaagtcaaaaaaataaataaataaaaacaacatttagGAAATGACCATGAGAATGTGAGGATGTACAAAGAGAAGTTCTTAAGAAATGAATAATATTGCTACTTAGTATAATGAAGGCTGGGGAGCCAGGGTTGAGAAAGGGTTTTGTTCGTTCCATCAGTAACTAGGCTTGAATACCCAGTAATACTACAATTTTGTTTAGATTCATGGTATTATTTAAAGAGAGCAGAAGGCCGTAAAGCAAGTTTGCTAATGCATCTAGTTTTATGAGCCTACCTTTTCTCCAGGAATGTCTTCCCATTCACATAGTTCTTTCCCATTGCTGTGGCTTTCCAGGCAAAGTAAGCTCCCTAATCAggaatggaagaggaaaaaaacgcATTTTGAGTTAATCTAATTATATATGAcacttccatttatttcttaGCTCTATAATTTGCTTCTAATTTCAAAGGTCACGGCACATTTATTGGAATGCAATGGAATATGTCACAAAATATGTTAAAAGGTTCGTGGAACAAATAAGAAAGAGGCATGAAGAACCTTTTAGAGGCTATGGAGTTCAGAatcctgattgtggtgatggttttctcAGGTATTTATAGACATTAAAACTcctcaaattgtacactttaaatatgtgcaatgtATTATAcaaaatttacataaaaaatagaaacGGAGGTTAACATAAAGCAAATAATCAAAAGTAATACTGTAGCTTACTAGGATTGAACGGCTCTAAAAATCTGTCACATAGATCTGAAAAATGGTACCACCCTTCCCCATCATTGGTGactaaattaaaaagacagttttgcattaaaaattttcaaaagtgttGATATTTGGTAATCTAATGTTAAACCAAAGCAGCAGCAACTATCATATATAACATGACCTCATTCGCTGACAAAATGCATAGacacaaataaaagaaacatattttacgACAAATAACTGCCTTTCAGatataacaggagaaaaaaggacCCAAGATGCAAACTGGACGCCAGTCACGGTGGCTCACTACCCacgggaaaggaagggaagaggacgTGTCACTCAGCTTCAGAAGCTCAGATATGGGGTAACAGACACAGTCAAAGTtccccaaattcttaatttttctgatttaaataacaaacaaaatatttctctttggcCTTTTTAGATTACAAAGTTTGATCATTAAGATTTGAATTTAGTGAATGTGCCATTATCTAATGACCCATCAATTACGAAAGATCAGTTCCtagttgatgattttttttcttccggGTCTCCTCACAGCAAACGTGTGTGACTGTATGTATGACAAACACGTATGACTCCACTACGTGGAGTAGTGGTATCCTCTGCAGACACCTGCTAACTCGGACACCAGTCTGCTGCTATACAGCAGACAACTCACCCATTTTGCAAAACACTGGTTTCAAGGCAGTAATATCGATGTTTGTCCAGGAAGAGTCACACTCAAGTCAGTCCCAAGATTAAATGTACAAATGAATATGTCCTACTTCTAAAgcccaaatgaaaaacaaaaacaaaacaaaacagacaaaaataaaatactgctaattttaaaactatttatggCTTCCATTTTTATTAGATATTCAAGGAGCACTTGAACAAATCCCTCAGATGCATCTAGGGAAACTTACAGATGGATCTGACTGGAATAAATACGGTCGTCCCTCATTCCAACCACAGATAAGTAGAGAAACTCCAAACGGACGAACaccactgaagaaagaaaaatgaaaattacttggCATCTTCATGATGTTAAAGTCAACCAAAGGTAAGAAATTTATTAATAGTCTCAAGTCAAGCAAATTAACAGGCGAACCGAATTAAACTTCTAAGTTCATTAAAAAGTACTGAACATGTTTCGAAACAAaccaatttaaaatgaattttctttatgGTACCAAGGAATAAGGGATCATTTTCGGAAAGGGACTGACACAAATATTGGGGTTAAGTGTGGGGTAACGCTTTGTTTCCCAACAAATACGACAGATTTCAACAAATGCAGCTTTTCCATTGGTTTTATGTATCAGCAACTGCCTTTGCACCACACCATCCACGTTCACATCCAAACTCAGAAACACTGAAATTAAGCTGAATATGGATGCCGAAGAGTTACTGCTTCCATCATGTGCTTACAGTCACTTCTGGTTAGAAAGAAATTTGGAAGCAGCAGTGACTGCCCATGAAGAAATGTTTCCAACCCTGGCAAGAGGACTTCATCCAGAAGCTGCTTTCTGCTGTTACATGAACCGCAAGAAAACattcccattttctctttaagaaaatattccaGATTCAGGTAAGATCAGAAACATTCGTCATAGTGATTTTCTTAAGGAAATACAGGAATATTaagtcctctctttttttttttaataatacatctactcttataaaatgatttttttttttctaattcatgaCACATTTCAAGTACTAAAACCAACTCACCCTGACTGGGTGTATTCTTGCATCACAGAAGCTACTCTCTGTACCAGCTGAGCTGTGGGAATGGGTTCTTGGTAAACGAGATAGTACTGTTGGGCCAGTTTTCGTGCTCTGTGCACAAGGactctggcaaaaaaaaaaaaaaaaaaaaaaaaaaaaggatttaattaaaattaagacaCTCTACTATCTAAAGAATCACTCTCCTTCCATAAGCATGTATCTGTCGCACAAGTCTGACATGCATCTCTTTTGTAGAAGCTGAACTCGGCTCAAAGCCAGTCTTGTTCTTACATCTGATTCTAGTTAATTTCCAAGCAAATATCAGAGCACCGCCGAGGAGCTAAACCATAGGAGATGGACAAGAACGaggtaaaaggaaggaaattgtggACTAAGGGTACCAAACAGCTCAGCAGTGACAGATGTACACACGAGAGCTTTATCTCTCACCATGGCTTCAAGATTGTGTCTGTCCCCCCTTATCCCAAGGGCAGTCACTTCATCTTTTCAACATCTCACACCAGGCAACATATTAATAGGCACacgtgtgaacacacacacaaattcaagCATATTTTTCTCACTCTGCCTCATATCTTTTCCATAGACTGGACTTCAAAGAGTACCCTTTGGAGATTACGGAACAGCAGGAAACATCAGTAAGACGAACAGGATTTACCGTGACCTGCTCATGTACTACTGATCTGAACTATCCACACTTCCCTCTGAACAACACACATGCCGTGTCTCTCAGTTT
The Camelus ferus isolate YT-003-E chromosome 7, BCGSAC_Cfer_1.0, whole genome shotgun sequence genome window above contains:
- the C7H7orf25 gene encoding UPF0415 protein C7orf25 homolog, which codes for MSAHSMLCERIAIAKELIKRAESLSRSRKGGIEGGAKLCSKLKAELKFLQKVEAGKVAIKESHLQSTNLTHLRAIVESAENLEEVVSVLHVFGYTDSLGEKQTLVVDVVANGGHTWVKAIGRKAEALHNIWLGRGQYGDKSVIEQAEDFLQASHQQPVQYSNPHIIFAFYNSVSSPVAEKLREMGISVRGDIVAVNSLLDHPEELQPSDSESDDDEGPELLQVTRVDRENILASVAFPTEIKVDVCKRVNLDITTLITYVSALSYGGCHFIFKEKVLTEQAEQERREQVLPQLEAFMKDKELFACESAVKDFQSILDTLGGPGERERATMLIKRINVVPDQPSERALRLVASSKINSRSLTIFGTGDTLKAITMTANSGFVRAANNQGVKFSVFIHQPRALTESKEALATPLPKDCTADKEHA
- the PSMA2 gene encoding proteasome subunit alpha type-2; translation: MAERGYSFSLTTFSPSGKLVQIEYALAAVAGGAPSVGIKAANGVVLATEKKQKSILYDERSVHKVEPITKHIGLVYSGMGPDYRVLVHRARKLAQQYYLVYQEPIPTAQLVQRVASVMQEYTQSGGVRPFGVSLLICGWNEGRPYLFQSDPSGAYFAWKATAMGKNYVNGKTFLEKRYNEDLELEDAIHTAILTLKESFEGQMTEDNIEVGICNEAGFRRLTPTEVKDYLAAIA